TGGCGCTCAAGATGGTCTGGCCGCACGCCCCGCGCTGGGTTTCCGCGCCGCTCTACCTGGCGCTCGGCTGGGTGTCGGTGGCCATGCTGCCGGAGATCCTGCACGGGGGTGGCGTCGCGGCGCTGGTGCTGCTGGCCGTCGGCGGCGCGATCTACAGCGTCGGCGCGGTCTTCTACGCGTTGCGCCGGCCCAACCCGTGGCCGACCGTCTTCGGTCATCACGAGTTCTTCCACGCCTGCACCCTGCTGGCCGCGCTCTGCCACCACATCGCGATCTACTTCGCGTTGTTCGCCTGACCGCGACCGGCAGAAGACGAGCCGGGGCCCCGCGACGCTGCGGGACCCCGGAGTGCGCGATCGTGGGTCAGACCGGCCGGCCCGGCCGGCGCACCTCGCGGTACTCCCGCATGACCCGGTCATCCTGGACCGGCACCACACGGTCCGCCACGACGCGGTCCTCGCGAACCGGCGCGGCGACCACCGTGCGGCGGCGGCTGTTCCAGAAGTAGAGGGTGACGAGCAGGCCGGCGACGCCGGCCAGCATCAGCACCCAGCCAACCACGGCCAGGTTGAGCCAGCCCAGGTCGGCCTCCACGGCGAATGCGAAGATCGCGCCCAATGCGATCAGGAAGATGCTGCCACCAATGCCCATGTCTCGCTCCTCGGCTCTAACCTGGCGTACGTCCCGCCGCGGCCGTCGGTAGGGGTGCGGCATCCATCGACTTACCCCGGCACGGAGATCGCCAATCGGGCAAGCTGGGGGCATGACGGACGCCCATCCCGAGACACGGACTCTGGTGCTGCTCCGGCACGCGAAGGCCGAGCAGGGCGGCGAAGGGACGGACGACGCCCACCGGCCGCTCTGTGCGCGGGGGCACGCCGACGCGGCGGCGGCCGGTGCCTGGCTCGCCCACCACGGGCTGCTGCCCGACGTGGTGATCTGCTCGACGGCGTTACGCACCCGGCAGACCTGGCACGGGGTGGCGATGGGGATGACCGGTTCGCCACCGGAGGGCGGCCCAGCCGGTCCCCGCCCGACCGTCCGCTACGAGCCCGGCGCGTACGACGCCCATCCGGAGGAGTTGTTGGCGCTGGTCCGCACCATCGACGCGGCAGCACGGACGGCGTTGCTGATCGCCCACAATCCGGGCATCTCGCTGCTCTCCGCGTTTCTCGATCCGGAGGGGGCGGACGCGGAGGGGTTGCGGACCACCGAACTGGCGGTGCACCGAGGCACGCTGAGCTGGACGGAGCTGGCTGCGGCTCGGGCGCCGATCACCGCACGGCACGTCGCACGCGGCTGAGCCACCCGCCGAATGCTCGACGGGTGGCCCGGGCGTACGCGGCTCAGGAGGGTGGCGCGGTCGGCGGCGGCGGATCGGGCGGCGGCGGCATCATCGCCGTCGGGTGCGAGAGCCGGTTCTCCTCGACGATGAGGGTTCGGGCCCTCTTGCGCCGGTCCTGCCAGAACCAGAGCGTGGTCAGCAGTACGGCCAGCCCGGCCAGGATGAACACCCAGCCGACCGCGCGCAGGTCTATCCACCAGA
Above is a window of Micromonospora coriariae DNA encoding:
- a CDS encoding DUF6458 family protein, which gives rise to MGIGGSIFLIALGAIFAFAVEADLGWLNLAVVGWVLMLAGVAGLLVTLYFWNSRRRTVVAAPVREDRVVADRVVPVQDDRVMREYREVRRPGRPV
- a CDS encoding SixA phosphatase family protein yields the protein MTDAHPETRTLVLLRHAKAEQGGEGTDDAHRPLCARGHADAAAAGAWLAHHGLLPDVVICSTALRTRQTWHGVAMGMTGSPPEGGPAGPRPTVRYEPGAYDAHPEELLALVRTIDAAARTALLIAHNPGISLLSAFLDPEGADAEGLRTTELAVHRGTLSWTELAAARAPITARHVARG
- a CDS encoding DUF6458 family protein, which translates into the protein MGVGSGIFLIAIGAILTFAIRANVWWIDLRAVGWVFILAGLAVLLTTLWFWQDRRKRARTLIVEENRLSHPTAMMPPPPDPPPPTAPPS